Sequence from the Actinomyces slackii genome:
CAGCTCACCTACTTCTGGCCCACCGCCATCGGCGGGCGCCGCCCCGAGATCCAGCCCGGCAAGGCGCCCCTGGTCGGAGCCGCCGCCCGCCGCCTGGGCCTGGCCACCGACCGGGCCACCCTGCGGGATCTGGCCGCCGAGGTCGAATGGGCCAAGGTCACCCTCACCCTCCCCGAGGACTACGCTCAGGCCGCCATCGCCGCCGGCAGGACCGGCGTGGCCGGGATCGAGCCCGCAACCGTCGCCCAGGTGCTGGCCCTCTACGAGAAGGCCAAGACCGAGCGCGGCGTCATCGACTTCGAGGACGTCCTGCTCCTGCAGATCGGCATCCTGCTGGACCGCGAGGACATCGCCTCCCAGGTGCGCAGCCAGTACAAGCACTTCGTGGTCGACGAGTACCAGGACGTCTCACCCCTCCAGCAGCGCCTGCTGGACCTGTGGCTGGGCCGGCGCCGCCAGCTGTGCGTGGTGGGGGACGTCTCCCAGACCATCTACTCCTTCACCGGGGCCACCCCCGACTACCTCACCGGCTTCACCAGCCGCTACCAGGGCGCCCGCACCGTGCGCCTGACCCGCGACTACCGCTCCACCCCCCAGGTGGTCTCCCTGGCCAACCAGGTCCTGGCCCGATCCCGTCGCGGCGGCGCCCTGCGCCTGCCCACCGGCGCCGTCGAGCTGGTGGCCCAGCGGCCCAGCGGCCCAGCGGTCCGCTTCGAGGCCCATGACGACGACGTCTCCGAGGCCCAGGGCGTCGTGACCCAGGTCCAGCGCCTGCGCTCGGCCGGGGTGCCGCTCAGCGAGATCGCGGTCCTGTACCGCACCAACTCCCAGTCCGAGGTCATCGAGCAGGCCCTGGCCTCGGCAGGCATCGGCTACCTGGTGCGCGGAGGCGAGCGGTTCTTCGAGCGCCAGGAGGTCAAGCGGGCCATGGTCTCCATCCTGGGAGCCGCCCGCACCGAGAAGGAGTCCCTGACCGGGGACCTGGGGGCCGATGTGCGCATGGTCCTGTCCCGCGAGGGCTGGAGCCAGGAGCCCCCCGCCCAGCGCGGAGCGGTGCGCGAGCGCTGGGACTCCCTCAACGCCATCGTCGCCCTGGCCGACGATCTGGCCCAGACCCGCGGCGCGAGCATGGAGGCCTTCCACACCGAGCTGCGCGAGAGGGCCGATGTCCAGAACGCCCCCACGGTCGAGGGCGTGACCCTGTCCTCCCTCCACGCGGCCAAGGGCCTGGAATGGGACGCCGTCCTGCTCATCGGCGCCTGCGAGGGCCTGCTGCCGATCTCCCTGGCCGAGGGCGCCGCCGCCATCGAGGAGGAGAGGCGCCTGCTCTACGTCGGGGTCACCCGCGCCCGCGAGCACCTGGTCATCTCCTACGCCCGAGCCCGCAACGCCGGGGGGCGGGCCTCGCGCAAGCCCTCCCGCTTCCTCGAGGGCCTGTGGCCCAAGGCCGAGGCCCCCGGCACCGCCAGGGCCACCGGCAAGGGACGCACCGGCGCCAAGCAGGCCGCCGCCGACTTCGAGGCCAGCGCCGACCCGGCCACCCTGGCCCTGTTCGAGGAGCTGCGGGCCTGGCGGGCGGTGGCGGCCAAGGAGCGCTCGCGGCCGGCCTACACGGTCTTCGCCGACGCCACCCTGCGCGACATCGCCACGGTCAAGCCCACCAGCCTTCCCCAGCTCTCCCTCATCCGCGGCGTGGGCGCCGTCAAGCTCCAGGAGTACGGGGGGCAGGTCCTGGCGGTGGTGCGCGCCACCGCCCCGGGGGAGTAGGCGCCCCGGGGGAGTGGCGCCGGAGTCAGGCCAGCTGGGAGCACAGGCAGTCGGGGTGGGCCTGCCAGCAGCGCTGAAGGCCCACCGGATCGAGGCCCGTGATCTCCACGCTGTGCGAGCCCCAGTCGGGGCCGGGCGGCCCTGAGCGGCATGCGCCGTCGGCCAGGAGGATATCCAGCACGGCGCGCGCCGCGATGGTGGCGGCCTGGTGGAGAAGAAGGCGCTCGACCCTCGGGGGTTCCAGGATGCGCATCTGGGTGGCCAGTGCCGGCCAGCAGGGGTCGGCGTCGCGCTCCCACAGGTCCAGGCAGGTGGCGCACAGGCCCGACTCGGCGGACAGCACGGGCCCGACCCTGAGGCTGACCTCACGGACCAGCACCGGCAGATGCGCCACTCCCTCCTGGGCCAGGCGCCGCGCCCGCAGGGGCTCGATGACATGGGGCTCAATGCTCGCGATGACATCAGGGCGCACCCGCAGTTGGGCGCGCGTGCTGACAGCCGGGAATCGCGAAGACAGAAGCTCGCTGAAACCACCGCTGCGGGGATCGTGAGGACACAGGATGGTGCCCACCCCGGCCTCAGCCAGGCACAGGGCGATCTCCTGGGTCAGTGCGCAGGTCCCATCGACGCCGACCACGGCCTTGCTCAGCGCCGAGCCGCGAGACCTGGCATCGGCCCCCAGGCGATCCCAGTAGGCGTCGTCATCATTGCGCAGCTCGACCCGCGGGCCCCCGATGAGATCGCCACGCTCCTCCAGCTCCCGGGTGATCTCACGGGCGCGCGCCACCGGGATCCGGGATCGGCGAGCCGCCTGATAGACGCTGCCCGAGCGCAGGGCGGCGGGCAGCTGGTCGAGGAACTGCTGCTCGGCGTCGCTCAGGCGCTCCAGGACGGTGGTGCTCCCCGGCTCGGTGCCGATCTGGGACTCGCCCTGCCGGCGCCACAGCACCGCACTGTCTCCGCGGATTCTCATCTGGCCTCCTTGCCCGCTCCTGCGCGCCCTCGGGGGCGCATCATGAGCCTGGCATGCCGGCACCGCTCCGGCCACCGCTTAGGCCCGCCTGTGGATAACTCGGTCGCGGGAGGAGCGTGGAGGCAGGGGAGGAAGAGGGGTGAGGCGACTCAGCCCTTCTCGTCGAGGCGCTGCTGGCAGGTCGACAGCCCGGAGGTGTCGCCCGAGGCGATGGCCTTGACCGCAGTGGTCCCCTCGTGGATGGTCTCGACGGCGTAGACCTCCATGCCTTCGGGCTCATGGCCCACGACCTCGTCACAGTTGGCCACGGGGGCCAGGAAGTACTTGGCGCCGTCGTTGGCCGCCCCGGCCATCTTCTGCTGGATGCCCCCAATGGGCCCCACCTGCCCGGCGAAGTCGATGGAGCCCGTCCCGGCGATGGACTTGCCCCCGGTCATGTCCCCGGGCGTGATCTCGTCGACGATCCCCAGGGCGAACATGAGGCCGGCGCTTGAGCCCCCGACGTCGGACAGGGTGAAGGAGACGGTGAGATCGGAGTTGACCTCGATATGGAGGGCGACGCCCAGCATCGATCCGCCGGTCTGCCCCTGCGTCTCCTGCCCGTCCGCGGGCTCCGGGCGCTCGATGGTGGTCAGGGAGGCGGTGGTCGCCTTGCCGTCGCGCAGGATGTCGAGGGTGACTTGGGTGCCCGCGGGGATGGTGGTCATCAGCTCGCGCAGCTGGGCGAATGAGGTGATGGCCGTGCGCTCGCCGCCCTGGGGCGTCAGGGCCACCAGGACGTCGTCGGGTTGGAGATCACTGGTGGTCTGCTCCTCGCTGACCCCGTTGACCGACAGCGTCATGGAGTTCTCCACCCCCGCCTCGCTGAGGGCCGCCACCACGGCGGAGTCCTGGGAGGAGGTCATGGCCGCCTGGTTCGTGGCCTCGATCTCCTCGGCCGTGACATTGGAGGGGCAGACCTGCTCACGGTCCAGGATGGCCTTGGAGGAGGAGAACCAGGCCGCGATGACATCCGCGGTGTGAACCGGGTATCCGGGGCAGCCGGCGACCGTGACCGTCGTCATCCGCAGCTCGCCCTTGGCCGGATAGGTCTCCATGCCCTCAATGGTCAGCAGGTCCTCCGAGCCCTCCTGGGATCCGTCGGCCAGCACGTTCCAGGTGGGGCCGGGGGATTGGATGACCACCTGGTTGATGGGGACGGTGAAGGCGGCCACGATCAGCCCCACCACCACCGCCAGGGCCCCCAGCTGCACCAGGAGACGACGGCGCCTGCGCCACCACGGCCGCCTGGGCGGGGCTGTCGGGGCGCTCTCGGCGTTGTCCGCGTTCTCTGTGCTCTCTGCGTTCTCCGCGCTCTCGGCGATCTCATCGGCCGACGGCTCGGCACTGGCGGCGGGCTGCGGGCTCGGCTCGTTGCGGTCAGGCTCGGTCACACCCCACATCATGGGCCATCCGCCTGGGAGAAGCGCAATGCTCGCTCCCATGTGTGGGTGACCTCCCATGCGCAGCCGCCCTGCGAGCCCCCGCGATCCCCTGCAGTCCTGGGCTCCCCCGCGCTCGCCGCTGACTCCGGGGCCGGAAACGAGACCGGTACCCTGAGCCGGGGCCGACGCCGTCGCCCTTGGCCCCGACGCGAAGGCCGCGGGGTGCGGGCGGCCCATTGCCGTGGCCAGGAATGCCGGAGAGAATCGGGGTGTTGCCCGAGCAGACGCGCGCCGCACGGCCTTGGCGCATCGGAGACCTGACCGCGAGAGGAGCCATATGAGCGAGGACCCGGACCCCTTCGACGAGCTGGAGAAGACGCTGGCCTCCCTGTTCGGCCCCACGATGGCGGCCGAGGCCGTGGGAGCGCTGCGATCAGCCGGCGTCGACCCCCAGACCCTCGCCCAGATGCCCGGGATGGGGGACATCTCCCAGCTCAGCCCGGGTCAGCTGCTGGCCATGCGGGCCCAGTTCCAGCAGATGTTCCAGGCCTCCCCGGCCGAGCCGGTCAACTGGTCCATGGGCCAGGACCTCGCCCTGCAGCGGGCGCGCAGCGACGGCGACCCCACGGTGACCGCGGCCGAGGCCAGCACCATCCGCCAGAGCCTGCAGGTGGCCGACCTCTGGCTGGATGCGGCCACGGACGTCATGCCCGCCCCGGGGGAGCGGGAGGCCTGGAGCCGGTCGGACTGGGTGGAGCGGACCCTGCCGGTGTGGAAGCAGGTCTGCGCCCCTGTGGCCGAGGCCGTCACCTCCTCGCTGGCGGCCGCCCTGGAGAAGCAGATCCGGGAGATGCCCGCCGAGCTGGGCCGGGAGGCCCAGCAGATGGGAGCGCTCGGCTCGATCCTGCGAACCATGGCCGGAACCGCCTTCGGCCTGCAGGTCGGCCAGGCGGTGGGCGAGCTCGCCAAGGAGGCCGTGGGGGCCACCGACACCGGCCTTCCCCTGACCCGCGAGCCGGGCACGGCCCTGCTGCCGGCCAATGTGGAGGCCTTCGCCGATGGGCTGGAGATCGACCACTCCGAGGCTCGCATGTTCCTGGCGGTGCGAGAGGCCGCCACAGCCCGCCTCTACGCGCATGTCCCCTGGCTGCGCGGCCAGGTCATGGGCGCGGTCGAGGCCTATGCCCGCGAGATCCGCATCGACACCGAGGCCATGGAGTCGGCCGTCGCCCAGGTCGACCCCCACGATCCCGAGGCGCTGCGCGCAGCCCTGGAGGGCGGGATGTTCTCGCCCCAGGAGACGGCCTCCCAGCGCGAGGCCCTGGAGCGGCTCGAGACCCTCCTGGCCCTGGTCGAGGGCTGGGTGGAGGTCGTCACCGCGCAGGCCGTGGCCCCGCATCTGCCCCATGCGGTGGCCCTGGCGGAGATGATCCGACGGCGCCGAGCCAGGGGCGGGCCCGCCGAGCAGGTCTTCGCCCGCCTCATCGGATTGGACTTCCGGCCCCGTCGGGCCCGGGAGGCCGCCGAGCTGTGGTCCCACCTGGGCGCCGAGGCGGGCGGCGCCGAGCGCGACGGCTTCTGGAGCCACCCCGATGTCATGCCCACCGCCGCCGAGCTGGCCAATCCTCAGGACTTCCTCACCATGCGCCGCATGGCCCAGGACATGGACGCCCAGATGGATGCGGATCTGGCCTCCCTGCTCGATGGGACGCTCGGCTATGCCGACGGGGTGCGCGAGGAGCGCGAGGAATCCAACGAGGACGATGAGGGCGGAGCCAGTGAGGACGGACCCGGGCCGGAGGAGCAGGCACAGGGCTGAGGGCACTCCCGCGGGGGCCGTGCCTGGGAGCGCGCCGGCGCCTGAGGCGCGCGGAGCTCGCGCCGGGCCGGTCTAGGCCAGACTAGTCCAGAGTGGAGGCCAGCGCCTCGATCAGGCCGGGGACCAGGTCAGCGCCCTGATAGACATCCGAGGGGGAGTCGTGGGAGTGCGAGCGCAGCGCGCACCAGGCCTCGCCCGAGCGCAGGACTCCCACCACCATGCGGATGTCCTGGCGGTCGGGGTGCTCGGCGAGGAAGGCCAGCCGCTGGTGGGCGTCGGGAAGGGCGATGGCCTCCTCCTGGGCGGCGGGCGGCAGCATGATCCGCTCCACGCTCAGCGCCACCCCGTCCACCGTATGCGGCCAGGCCAGTTGGGCCAGGAGGTCCTCGAGCTCGCCGCCGGGCAGATCTTCCTGCTCGACGACGGTCAGCAGCTCGGCGTCATGGGCGGCGGCGCGGACGGTGTCCTCATCGAGGAGATCGGCCAGGTCAGGGTCCGCCTCCAGGGCCGCGCGAGTGCGCACCAGGGCGAAGACCCTCGCCGGGGCGTCCCAGCCGCCCGCGGCCACATGCTCCTCGGTGTCCACCACCGCCCGGGCGAGGGCGGCCAGGCGCGGGGCCGCAGGGTCATCATGCGGGGGCAGGCGGTGGCTCATGACTCCATCCTCCCATCATTCTCCCGTCGTCTCGCCCCCGGTTTGCGAAGGCAGGAGGGTGCTGTGGGACGATAGGCCCTGCTGGTCGCCTCAGGCCGGCAAGTGTCATGACCCAGCCAGACACGGAGCGTGATCGTGAGCACCCGGCCCGACGACGAGTCCAACGACAACACCGAGCGCACCTCACCCCCCGATAAGCCCAGCGGCCAGGGCGCCGCCCGGCAGGCCAAGGGCTCCTTCTTCCGCTCACCGCGCCCTCCCCGGCCGCCGAGCAAGCCCAGAACCACCGGGGGCTCCAGGCGCCGCCCAGGCCCGCTGGCGCTGACGATCATCATCCTGGTCGCCGTCGGCCTCATCATCGCCGCGGCCTCTCAGACCTGGACGGAGGTGCTGTGGTACGACCAGGTCGGCTTCGCCCGGGTCATCTGGACGTGGTGGATCTCGGTCGCCGTGCTGTTCCTGGTGGGCTTCGGCGTGATGTTCGGCGTCGTGCTCGGCGCCATCTCCCGGGCCTATCGCGCCCGCGAGATCGGTATTCCCGGCGATGAGTCGGCCCGCAATCTGGAGGCCTACCGCACGGCGATCGAGCCGATGCGACGCCGGCTGACCTGGGGCGTTCCGGCGGTGCTGGCGGTGCTGAGCTCGGCCTGGGAGCTGGCCCCCAAGTGGCAGGAGGTGATGCTGGCGATGAACTCGGAGTCCTTCGGGATCAAGGACCCGCAGTTCGGCATCGATATCTCCTTCTACGTGTTCATCCTCCCGGTGATCCTCACCGTGCTGGGCTACCTGTCGAATGTGGTGGTCTTCTCCGGGCTCATCTCCGTGGCCGTCCACTACCTCTACGGCGGCATCTCCCTGACCCGCAACCCGCATTTCACCAAGGCCGCGCGCATCGACCTGACGGTGTTCCTCACGGCCTATGTGCTCATGCAGGCGGCCAGTTACTGGCTGGGGCGGTACACCGCCCTGTACGCCTCCAACCCGAAGTTCGACGGCGCCGGCTACACCGATGTCAATGCGGTGATCCCGTCCCAGGCGATCCTGGCGGCCATCGCCGTGGCCGTGGCCGTGCTCTTCGCGGCCTCGGTGCGCTCCAGCTCCTGGCGCCTGCCCATCACGGGGGTGGCGGTCATGATCGTCTCCGCCCTCCTGGTGGGCTACGCCTATCCGGCCGTGGTGCAGAAGTTCGTCGTCGACCCCAATGCCCAGCGCCAGGAGGCCACCTATATCCAGCGCAATATCGACGCGACCCTGGCGGCCTACGGCCTGGACGGCATCGAGACCACCGCCTATGACGCCGCCACCACCGCTGAGGCGGGCCAGCTCCAGTCCGATGCGGAATCCACGGCCTCCATCCGCCTGCTGGATCCCGGCCTCGTCTCGCCCACCTTCCAGCAGCTCCAGCAGAACAAGCAGTACTACTCCTTCCCCAACTCATTGAACGTGGACCGCTACACCGTGGACTCGGCCAGCCGTGACACGGTGATCGCGGTGCGCGAGCTCAATCTCGGTGGCCTGGGGGACGGGCAGCGCACCTGGGTCAATGAGCACACCGTGTACACCCACGGCTACGGCGTGGTCACCGCCTACGGCAACACCGTGGCCTCCGGCGGCTACCCCTCCTTCTGGGAGGGCGGGATCCCCTCGCGCGGCGACCTGGGCGAGTACGAGCCGCGGATCTACTTCGGCCAGGCCTCGCCGTCGTACTCCATTGTGGGCGGTGACGACGGCGGCAAGCCCCGCGAGCTGGACTACCCCGACGATGAGTCCAAGACCGGGCAGGTCAACACGACCTTCGCCGGCAATGGCGGGCCGAGTGTCTCCAACCCCTTCAACCGCCTCCTGTACGCGGTGAAGTTCCAGCAGGCCAACATCCTCTTCTCCCAGGAGGTGCGCGACGGCTCCCAGATCCTCTACGACCGCGACCCCGCCCAGCGGGTGGCGAAGGTGGCGCCGTGGCTGACCCTGGACGGCAACCCCTATCCTGCGGTTGTCGATGACGACGACGATCCCAAGACCCCCAAGCGGGTGAAGTGGATTCTGGATGGCTACACCACGACGAACAACTACCCCTACTCCCAGCACGAGTCGCTGGATGAGGCGGTCAATACCGCCAACCCGCAATCCTCTCTCCTGGGGGCGCCCGAGGAGTCCAACTACGTGCGCAACTCGGTCAAGGCCGTCGTCGACGCCTACGACGGATCGGTCACGCTCTACGAGTGGGATGACAAGGACCCGATCCTCAAGGCCTGGTCCTCGGTGTTCCCCGGCTCGGTGACGCCGATGAGCGAGATGAGCGCCGATCTCATGGCCCATATGCGCTACCCCGAGGACCTGTTCAACGTCCAGCGCACCATCATGGCCAGCTACCACGTCAAGGATGCCGCCGAGTTCTACTCCGGGGGCGACTTCTGGAAGGTGCCCGACGACCCGACCACCTCGGCGGAGGATGTCCAGGCGCCCTACTACCTGACCTTGAAGATGCCCGGACAGGACAAGGCGAGCTTCTCCCTGTCCAGCGTGTACATCATCGGAGGCAATACCAACAGGAACGTGCTCACCGGCTTCCTCGCGGTGGACTCCGAGACCGCCACGGGAAAGCCGGGCCAGCGCAATCCCGGCTACGGCAAGCTCAGACTCCTGGAGCTGCCGCGATCATCGAATGTCTCGGGGCCGGGTCAGGTGCAGAACATCTTCGACTCCAATCCTGAGGTCTCCCAGACCCTGAACCTGCTCTCGCAGCAGGGATCGGAGGTCATCAAGGGCAATCTGCTGACACTGCCGGTGGGTGGTGGACTGCTCTACGTCCAGCCGGTCTACGTCCAGTCCTCCAAGGGGACGCAGTACCCGCTGCTGCGCAAGGTGCTGGTGTCCTTCGGCGACAGCGTGGGCTTCGCCGACACGCTGTCCGGGGCGCTGGACCAGGTCTTCGGAGGGGACTCGGGGGCCACCACCGGTGAGGAGGCGGTCGATGGCGATGCGGCGGCCGCCAATGACACCAGTCAGGCCACCGACGGCTCCGATCCGACCGCGGGCGG
This genomic interval carries:
- a CDS encoding YlbL family protein is translated as MTEPDRNEPSPQPAASAEPSADEIAESAENAESTENADNAESAPTAPPRRPWWRRRRRLLVQLGALAVVVGLIVAAFTVPINQVVIQSPGPTWNVLADGSQEGSEDLLTIEGMETYPAKGELRMTTVTVAGCPGYPVHTADVIAAWFSSSKAILDREQVCPSNVTAEEIEATNQAAMTSSQDSAVVAALSEAGVENSMTLSVNGVSEEQTTSDLQPDDVLVALTPQGGERTAITSFAQLRELMTTIPAGTQVTLDILRDGKATTASLTTIERPEPADGQETQGQTGGSMLGVALHIEVNSDLTVSFTLSDVGGSSAGLMFALGIVDEITPGDMTGGKSIAGTGSIDFAGQVGPIGGIQQKMAGAANDGAKYFLAPVANCDEVVGHEPEGMEVYAVETIHEGTTAVKAIASGDTSGLSTCQQRLDEKG
- a CDS encoding PPA1309 family protein, whose translation is MSHRLPPHDDPAAPRLAALARAVVDTEEHVAAGGWDAPARVFALVRTRAALEADPDLADLLDEDTVRAAAHDAELLTVVEQEDLPGGELEDLLAQLAWPHTVDGVALSVERIMLPPAAQEEAIALPDAHQRLAFLAEHPDRQDIRMVVGVLRSGEAWCALRSHSHDSPSDVYQGADLVPGLIEALASTLD
- a CDS encoding ATP-dependent helicase, coding for MSPTAPRPAPDPPITLGPGQAARLLDALDPDQREVAEHLEGPLCVLAGAGTGKTRAITYRIAHGVASGAYQTTQVLAVTFTSRAAGEMRSRLADLGVPGVQARTFHSAALRQLTYFWPTAIGGRRPEIQPGKAPLVGAAARRLGLATDRATLRDLAAEVEWAKVTLTLPEDYAQAAIAAGRTGVAGIEPATVAQVLALYEKAKTERGVIDFEDVLLLQIGILLDREDIASQVRSQYKHFVVDEYQDVSPLQQRLLDLWLGRRRQLCVVGDVSQTIYSFTGATPDYLTGFTSRYQGARTVRLTRDYRSTPQVVSLANQVLARSRRGGALRLPTGAVELVAQRPSGPAVRFEAHDDDVSEAQGVVTQVQRLRSAGVPLSEIAVLYRTNSQSEVIEQALASAGIGYLVRGGERFFERQEVKRAMVSILGAARTEKESLTGDLGADVRMVLSREGWSQEPPAQRGAVRERWDSLNAIVALADDLAQTRGASMEAFHTELRERADVQNAPTVEGVTLSSLHAAKGLEWDAVLLIGACEGLLPISLAEGAAAIEEERRLLYVGVTRAREHLVISYARARNAGGRASRKPSRFLEGLWPKAEAPGTARATGKGRTGAKQAAADFEASADPATLALFEELRAWRAVAAKERSRPAYTVFADATLRDIATVKPTSLPQLSLIRGVGAVKLQEYGGQVLAVVRATAPGE
- a CDS encoding zinc-dependent metalloprotease, which produces MSEDPDPFDELEKTLASLFGPTMAAEAVGALRSAGVDPQTLAQMPGMGDISQLSPGQLLAMRAQFQQMFQASPAEPVNWSMGQDLALQRARSDGDPTVTAAEASTIRQSLQVADLWLDAATDVMPAPGEREAWSRSDWVERTLPVWKQVCAPVAEAVTSSLAAALEKQIREMPAELGREAQQMGALGSILRTMAGTAFGLQVGQAVGELAKEAVGATDTGLPLTREPGTALLPANVEAFADGLEIDHSEARMFLAVREAATARLYAHVPWLRGQVMGAVEAYAREIRIDTEAMESAVAQVDPHDPEALRAALEGGMFSPQETASQREALERLETLLALVEGWVEVVTAQAVAPHLPHAVALAEMIRRRRARGGPAEQVFARLIGLDFRPRRAREAAELWSHLGAEAGGAERDGFWSHPDVMPTAAELANPQDFLTMRRMAQDMDAQMDADLASLLDGTLGYADGVREEREESNEDDEGGASEDGPGPEEQAQG
- a CDS encoding UPF0182 family membrane protein produces the protein MALTIIILVAVGLIIAAASQTWTEVLWYDQVGFARVIWTWWISVAVLFLVGFGVMFGVVLGAISRAYRAREIGIPGDESARNLEAYRTAIEPMRRRLTWGVPAVLAVLSSAWELAPKWQEVMLAMNSESFGIKDPQFGIDISFYVFILPVILTVLGYLSNVVVFSGLISVAVHYLYGGISLTRNPHFTKAARIDLTVFLTAYVLMQAASYWLGRYTALYASNPKFDGAGYTDVNAVIPSQAILAAIAVAVAVLFAASVRSSSWRLPITGVAVMIVSALLVGYAYPAVVQKFVVDPNAQRQEATYIQRNIDATLAAYGLDGIETTAYDAATTAEAGQLQSDAESTASIRLLDPGLVSPTFQQLQQNKQYYSFPNSLNVDRYTVDSASRDTVIAVRELNLGGLGDGQRTWVNEHTVYTHGYGVVTAYGNTVASGGYPSFWEGGIPSRGDLGEYEPRIYFGQASPSYSIVGGDDGGKPRELDYPDDESKTGQVNTTFAGNGGPSVSNPFNRLLYAVKFQQANILFSQEVRDGSQILYDRDPAQRVAKVAPWLTLDGNPYPAVVDDDDDPKTPKRVKWILDGYTTTNNYPYSQHESLDEAVNTANPQSSLLGAPEESNYVRNSVKAVVDAYDGSVTLYEWDDKDPILKAWSSVFPGSVTPMSEMSADLMAHMRYPEDLFNVQRTIMASYHVKDAAEFYSGGDFWKVPDDPTTSAEDVQAPYYLTLKMPGQDKASFSLSSVYIIGGNTNRNVLTGFLAVDSETATGKPGQRNPGYGKLRLLELPRSSNVSGPGQVQNIFDSNPEVSQTLNLLSQQGSEVIKGNLLTLPVGGGLLYVQPVYVQSSKGTQYPLLRKVLVSFGDSVGFADTLSGALDQVFGGDSGATTGEEAVDGDAAAANDTSQATDGSDPTAGGATAEPTPSPTAAQPSPSATASAPASDAGGSGDPQADLDTALSDAQTAIDDADKALQEGDWTAYGEAQQRLSDAIDRATKARERIQNGG